One segment of Candidatus Paceibacterota bacterium DNA contains the following:
- a CDS encoding GIY-YIG nuclease family protein, giving the protein MRSDSKMNPSLAKKIKNLPDSPGVYLFSARGGKTEDEKILYIGKATSLRNRVRSYFNGNLLFSRGPLIAKMVEEIKNIKYQKTDSVLEALILEANLIKKYKPKYNTQEKDDRSWNYIVITDEDFPRILTIRQKELALDPKPYTLMASFGPFPHGNQLKEALRILRKIFPFYSSDTKNTQGERFYKEIGLAPNQNKSDYQKTISHLKLFLEGKKKQIIFNLEKEMMGEVKKLNFEKAGELRNKIFALKHIQDIALLKNLDESGVDQGNFRIESYDVAHISGTFMVGVMVVLEEGIFKKSQYRKFKIKKTEGGDTSALSEIIDRRFNHAEWQMPNLVCVDGGIAQKNVAEKILRKKDLFIPVVSVVKDKKHKPKQILGDRKTIGNRQKEILLINQEAHRFALSFHKKLRDKIN; this is encoded by the coding sequence ATGCGTTCAGATAGCAAAATGAATCCTTCGCTTGCTAAAAAAATAAAAAACCTGCCGGATTCTCCTGGTGTTTATTTATTTTCAGCGAGAGGGGGTAAAACGGAAGACGAAAAAATTCTTTATATTGGTAAAGCCACGTCTCTTCGGAACAGGGTAAGAAGTTATTTTAATGGAAACTTATTATTTTCTCGCGGCCCCTTGATTGCCAAGATGGTTGAGGAAATAAAAAATATAAAGTATCAAAAAACCGATTCTGTCCTTGAGGCGCTTATCTTAGAGGCCAATTTAATTAAAAAATACAAACCGAAATACAATACTCAAGAAAAAGATGACAGGAGTTGGAATTATATTGTGATAACCGACGAAGATTTCCCTAGAATTCTCACCATCCGCCAAAAAGAACTCGCCCTAGACCCTAAACCCTATACCCTAATGGCTAGCTTCGGTCCTTTCCCCCACGGAAACCAATTAAAAGAGGCCTTGAGAATTCTTAGAAAAATCTTTCCTTTCTACTCGAGCGACACAAAAAACACCCAAGGTGAAAGATTTTACAAAGAAATAGGATTGGCTCCAAACCAAAACAAATCTGACTATCAAAAAACAATTAGTCATCTAAAACTCTTCCTTGAGGGTAAGAAAAAACAAATTATTTTTAATCTAGAAAAAGAGATGATGGGTGAAGTCAAAAAACTCAATTTTGAAAAAGCGGGGGAGTTGAGAAACAAAATATTTGCTTTAAAACACATACAAGACATTGCCTTACTGAAGAATTTGGATGAAAGTGGTGTAGACCAAGGGAATTTTCGAATAGAATCTTATGACGTGGCACATATTTCAGGGACATTTATGGTTGGCGTGATGGTTGTCCTTGAAGAAGGAATTTTCAAAAAAAGTCAGTACAGAAAATTTAAAATAAAAAAAACAGAAGGAGGCGACACATCAGCTCTATCTGAAATTATCGATAGAAGATTTAACCACGCCGAATGGCAGATGCCAAATCTTGTCTGCGTTGATGGCGGAATAGCACAAAAAAACGTAGCAGAAAAAATTTTAAGAAAAAAAGATTTATTCATTCCGGTAGTTTCAGTTGTTAAAGACAAAAAACACAAACCGAAACAAATCCTCGGGGATAGAAAAACGATTGGTAATCGGCAAAAAGAGATTCTTCTCATCAATCAAGAAGCTCATCGTTTCGCCTTATCTTTTCATAAAAAATTGAGAGACAAAATTAATTGA
- a CDS encoding HAMP domain-containing sensor histidine kinase, whose product MAIRLIHSNKFESNKWLISARWFYAPAIFVMGLLSRLDPVGDAVFPLPVMLLLFSIFILVNAVFWLTAKQLEMKNQTKRINYLGFGQIMAELVFFLFIFHFSGGIESISSIFFFIPIVSSIILFSPIGSLFVAFVSAVLVNGMIFLSYFGIAQKIYGYSGREIVEYDELLVMLSTSIVISAVYFIVGSLSGYLSSALKKREYQIIEGRRQAELQSEKLRLLNEEYNKFARRLIRQDLELKKETEEVERLDQEKREFVSTVAHQLRTPLSAIKWTLDTLLRGNEGVLTSDQRALIMKAYESNERIISLIHDMLGSERIDAGAGGFSPVEINLTDLLDNVLPDFHSVIENKNIKIEIQKEKNLPKVKVDPQKIRAVFQNLIENAVKYSKKGGKITIALSLNKVGDKVLALISDEGIGIPKEEQSNLFRKFFRASNAVKLEPGGTGLGLFIVKSLIEQHGGSINFESQDGKGTKFILEIPISPVPPAQKVVK is encoded by the coding sequence ATGGCGATCCGACTAATTCACAGTAACAAGTTTGAATCAAACAAATGGTTGATTTCGGCGAGGTGGTTTTACGCCCCGGCGATTTTTGTTATGGGACTTTTGTCCAGACTCGATCCGGTCGGCGATGCAGTATTCCCACTACCGGTAATGCTCCTCTTGTTTTCTATTTTTATTTTGGTCAATGCGGTTTTTTGGTTGACTGCCAAACAGTTGGAAATGAAAAACCAGACCAAAAGAATAAATTATCTCGGATTCGGGCAAATTATGGCAGAACTTGTTTTCTTTTTATTCATCTTCCATTTCTCTGGGGGGATCGAGAGCATCTCATCAATATTTTTCTTCATTCCAATTGTTTCCTCAATAATTCTGTTCAGTCCAATCGGTTCGCTCTTTGTGGCCTTTGTTTCCGCTGTTTTAGTCAACGGAATGATTTTTCTTTCGTATTTTGGAATTGCCCAAAAAATTTACGGTTACTCCGGACGCGAGATTGTTGAGTATGACGAACTTTTAGTGATGCTTTCAACCTCAATAGTTATTTCGGCTGTTTATTTTATTGTCGGCTCATTATCCGGCTACCTGTCTTCAGCTTTGAAAAAAAGAGAATATCAGATTATTGAAGGAAGAAGACAAGCCGAACTTCAGTCCGAAAAGTTGCGTCTATTGAACGAAGAATACAACAAATTTGCTAGGCGCTTAATACGGCAAGATTTAGAATTAAAAAAGGAAACCGAAGAAGTCGAACGTCTTGACCAAGAAAAAAGGGAGTTCGTTTCAACTGTTGCCCATCAATTAAGAACTCCACTTTCGGCTATCAAGTGGACACTCGATACTTTGTTGAGAGGCAATGAAGGGGTTTTAACAAGCGACCAAAGAGCTTTGATAATGAAAGCTTACGAGAGCAATGAAAGAATCATAAGTTTGATACATGATATGCTCGGTTCTGAAAGGATTGACGCCGGTGCCGGTGGTTTCTCTCCAGTTGAAATAAATCTGACTGATTTGCTAGATAATGTGCTCCCAGACTTCCACTCCGTTATTGAAAACAAAAACATAAAAATTGAGATTCAAAAAGAAAAAAACTTACCAAAAGTTAAGGTTGATCCACAAAAAATTCGCGCCGTTTTCCAGAATTTGATTGAAAACGCGGTTAAATATTCAAAAAAAGGTGGAAAAATTACGATCGCCCTTAGTTTGAATAAGGTTGGGGACAAAGTTTTAGCACTAATTTCTGACGAAGGTATTGGAATTCCTAAAGAAGAACAATCTAATCTTTTTAGAAAGTTTTTCAGAGCCTCAAACGCTGTAAAGCTTGAACCAGGTGGAACTGGACTCGGACTTTTCATAGTCAAAAGTTTGATTGAACAGCACGGCGGTTCAATCAATTTTGAAAGTCAAGACGGCAAAGGAACTAAATTTATATTAGAAATCCCCATAAGCCCTGTTCCTCCCGCTCAAAAAGTTGTAAAATAA
- the uvrA gene encoding excinuclease ABC subunit UvrA produces MQKNSGDKIIVRGARTHNLKNITVEMPRNKITVITGLSGSGKSSLAFDTIFAEGQRRYIESLSPYARQFLRIMPKPDVDEISGLSPAISIDQKFRSGNPRSTVATMTEIYDYLRILFARIGRPHCLICGKEIEKMSREEIKNLIVKKIREKITKSGKESTLEIYSPVVRGRKGEYYQLLYDLLGRGYSKVSIDGQLKSLRQQIILSKNKKHNIDILVDEIKFSDLSLSVPTNKDWQERLGEDLEKALEESEGLVKIIFNFGKTEKEEFVWSTKFSCPSDGYSYPEIEPRMFSFNSPYGACQDCNGLGTKHYWGSEPCPNCNGSRLRKEALKVLISGKNIVEIGSLSISEADEFFGNIKLNKKEKEISEVAIREIVSRLKFMINVGIEYLTLDRRAGTLSGGEAQRIRLASQLGSGLVGALYVLDEPTIGLHAHDNNRLVKTLAELRDLGNTIIIVEHDEDTIYSSDYIVDIGPGAGIHGGEVVVSGFLEKLLTEANSSASRKNNSLTLDYLRGDNKIPVPEKRRDTEKGKIIIKGGKVFNIKNLNAEIPLGKFVVITGLSGSGKSSLLYEILHKNLQARFDRRYRSAEIFNCQSFTGTEYLNRAILIDQSPIGRTPRSNPATYTGAWTFIRELFAETSEAKVRGWKPSRFSFNVKGGRCEACQGNGTIEVEMQFLPTVYVTCDVCNGRRFMKETLEVKYKKKNIYDVLKMTIEEALDFFKDIPGVYDRLKTMDEVGLSYLELGQSATTLSGGEAQRVKISSELFRPDLYKTIYLLDEPTVGLHYEDVKKLVEILQKLVDKGNTVVTIEHNMDFIKNSDYIIDMGPEGGDRGGEIVAKGTPEQIAQSKDSYTGEYLRKTLKKE; encoded by the coding sequence ATGCAAAAAAATTCAGGAGACAAGATAATAGTGCGTGGCGCTAGAACTCATAATTTAAAAAATATCACGGTAGAAATGCCGAGAAACAAGATAACCGTGATAACCGGTCTGTCGGGTTCCGGCAAATCGTCTTTGGCTTTTGATACGATTTTTGCCGAAGGGCAGAGGCGTTACATAGAATCCCTTTCTCCCTATGCCAGACAATTTTTGAGAATAATGCCCAAACCTGATGTTGATGAGATTTCGGGCCTGTCTCCGGCTATTTCTATTGACCAGAAATTTCGCTCCGGAAATCCGCGTTCAACAGTTGCGACTATGACCGAAATTTATGATTACCTGCGAATTTTGTTTGCCAGAATCGGCCGACCGCATTGTCTAATCTGCGGAAAAGAGATTGAAAAAATGTCACGTGAAGAGATAAAAAATTTAATTGTTAAAAAAATACGGGAAAAAATCACAAAATCAGGAAAAGAATCTACACTCGAAATATACTCTCCGGTTGTTCGAGGGCGAAAAGGTGAGTATTACCAACTACTCTACGACCTCTTAGGCAGAGGGTATTCAAAAGTTTCAATTGATGGGCAATTAAAAAGTCTAAGGCAACAAATTATTCTCTCCAAAAATAAAAAGCACAATATCGATATTCTTGTTGACGAGATTAAATTTTCCGATTTGTCCTTGTCAGTTCCGACAAACAAGGACTGGCAAGAAAGATTGGGAGAGGATTTGGAGAAAGCGCTTGAGGAATCAGAAGGTCTTGTAAAAATAATTTTTAATTTTGGAAAGACAGAAAAAGAAGAGTTCGTTTGGTCTACTAAATTCTCTTGTCCTTCAGACGGTTATTCGTATCCAGAAATAGAACCGAGAATGTTTTCTTTTAATTCTCCTTATGGAGCTTGCCAAGATTGCAATGGTCTTGGTACCAAACATTATTGGGGTTCTGAACCTTGTCCAAATTGTAATGGTTCAAGATTGAGAAAGGAGGCCTTAAAGGTCTTGATTTCCGGAAAAAATATAGTTGAAATCGGTAGTCTTTCAATTTCCGAAGCAGATGAATTTTTTGGAAATATTAAACTTAACAAGAAAGAAAAAGAAATTTCTGAAGTTGCAATCAGAGAAATAGTTTCTCGTCTGAAATTTATGATTAATGTCGGAATTGAATACCTGACTTTAGACAGGCGAGCCGGAACGCTTTCCGGCGGAGAAGCGCAAAGAATTCGCTTGGCAAGCCAACTCGGGTCTGGTCTGGTCGGCGCACTTTATGTTTTAGACGAACCAACAATTGGCCTACATGCTCACGACAACAATCGACTGGTAAAAACTTTGGCCGAACTTCGAGACCTTGGTAACACAATAATAATTGTTGAGCACGACGAAGATACTATTTATTCTTCAGATTACATTGTTGATATTGGTCCGGGAGCTGGAATTCATGGTGGAGAAGTGGTGGTTTCTGGTTTTTTGGAAAAATTATTGACCGAAGCAAATTCGTCAGCTAGCAGAAAAAATAATTCTCTGACCCTTGATTACTTGAGAGGTGATAACAAAATTCCGGTTCCGGAAAAAAGACGGGATACAGAAAAAGGCAAAATAATAATAAAAGGTGGGAAAGTTTTTAATATAAAAAATTTAAATGCTGAAATCCCTCTCGGTAAATTTGTGGTAATAACCGGTCTGTCGGGCTCCGGTAAATCGTCTCTACTTTACGAAATTCTCCATAAAAATTTACAAGCCAGGTTTGATCGTAGATACAGAAGCGCAGAAATTTTTAATTGTCAGTCTTTTACTGGTACAGAATATCTAAACAGAGCAATTTTAATAGACCAGTCACCAATTGGCCGAACCCCGCGCTCTAACCCAGCGACTTATACCGGCGCATGGACTTTTATCCGCGAGCTTTTCGCCGAAACTTCCGAAGCTAAAGTCCGCGGTTGGAAACCTAGCCGTTTCTCTTTCAATGTCAAAGGTGGTCGTTGTGAAGCTTGCCAGGGTAATGGAACCATAGAGGTTGAAATGCAGTTTTTGCCGACTGTTTATGTCACTTGTGATGTGTGCAACGGCCGTCGGTTTATGAAAGAAACTCTTGAGGTTAAATATAAGAAAAAAAATATATATGACGTCCTAAAGATGACAATAGAAGAAGCGCTTGATTTTTTCAAAGATATTCCGGGAGTTTACGACCGTTTGAAAACCATGGACGAGGTTGGCTTGAGCTATTTAGAGCTTGGTCAGTCTGCTACCACGCTTTCTGGTGGGGAAGCGCAGAGAGTAAAGATTTCTTCCGAACTTTTTCGGCCCGATTTATACAAAACAATTTATCTTTTAGACGAGCCGACGGTCGGCTTACATTACGAAGATGTAAAAAAACTTGTTGAGATTCTTCAAAAATTGGTTGATAAGGGTAACACCGTCGTAACAATCGAACACAATATGGATTTCATAAAAAACTCCGACTACATTATTGATATGGGGCCGGAAGGTGGAGACAGAGGTGGTGAAATTGTTGCCAAAGGCACACCTGAACAAATTGCTCAATCTAAAGATTCCTATACCGGAGAATATTTGAGAAAAACTCTAAAGAAAGAATAA
- a CDS encoding response regulator, producing the protein MAEKILIVLEEDLFLGNVINEKIKKEGFETLFINNARIALSQMENFKPDLVILDISLKTISSFKVLEEKNARQDLRQIPVITISPSGGVDEIRRVLDLGVRDYIVKSQFSADELVSKVKIQLVKTGKKDGKNFLEGRKIMWVEDDQFLSDLIARKLSQQKSQLLFSRTGEEALKVLEQDQPDVILLDLLLPGISGFDVLKAVKSNNKLKDIPVIILSNFTQNNEIERTRAMGADRFLTKATVVLDDIVKEIQNVLFEKQKI; encoded by the coding sequence ATGGCAGAAAAAATTTTAATTGTTTTGGAAGAAGACCTCTTTCTTGGCAATGTTATAAACGAAAAAATAAAGAAGGAAGGTTTTGAGACATTGTTTATAAACAATGCCAGAATAGCGCTCTCACAGATGGAGAACTTCAAACCCGATCTTGTGATTCTGGATATCAGTCTAAAAACCATTAGCTCATTCAAGGTGTTGGAAGAAAAAAATGCAAGACAAGACTTGCGACAAATTCCCGTGATTACAATATCACCCTCTGGAGGCGTTGATGAGATAAGGCGGGTTTTAGATCTTGGGGTTAGAGATTATATAGTCAAATCACAATTCAGCGCCGACGAATTAGTATCAAAAGTTAAAATTCAGCTTGTAAAGACTGGTAAAAAAGATGGTAAAAATTTTTTGGAGGGTAGAAAGATTATGTGGGTTGAAGATGATCAATTTTTAAGCGATTTAATTGCCAGAAAACTCTCGCAACAAAAAAGCCAATTGCTTTTTTCAAGAACTGGCGAAGAAGCTCTAAAAGTTTTAGAACAAGACCAGCCGGATGTTATTTTGCTAGATCTTTTACTTCCCGGAATAAGCGGTTTTGATGTCTTGAAAGCGGTTAAATCAAATAATAAATTAAAAGATATTCCGGTCATCATTCTCTCAAACTTCACTCAAAATAACGAAATAGAAAGAACAAGAGCTATGGGCGCCGACCGATTTTTGACAAAAGCGACTGTAGTTTTAGACGATATCGTAAAAGAAATTCAAAACGTTCTTTTTGAAAAACAAAAAATCTAG
- a CDS encoding D-alanine--D-alanine ligase, translating to MSKIGKIRVGVLRGGPSGEYEISLKTGNAVLENLPAKYHPIDIFIDKNGIWHHHGLPYQPEKILKHLDVVFNALHGEYGEDGKVQKVFEHFKIPYTGSNSFSSALAMNKVFSRKIFGEVGLKIPEAEVLKKSEASYLKVFEIFSHLPKPIVVKPSSGGSSLGVNITDSLENFSEAIWNAFEYSEIALIERCVEGIEVTCGVIEGVNQNQIFALPPIEIRPTNSDFFDYQAKYSGTTEEICPAELPEDLIEEVKNVAILAHKALNLKHYSRTDMIIDDDDNIYVLETNTLPGLTLESLFPKSVRAAGSNLSDFLDHLLTLALKNR from the coding sequence ATGTCAAAGATTGGGAAAATTAGAGTTGGCGTTTTGCGCGGTGGACCATCTGGCGAATATGAAATTTCTCTTAAAACCGGCAATGCAGTTTTAGAAAATCTGCCGGCAAAATATCATCCGATTGATATTTTCATAGACAAAAACGGGATTTGGCATCACCACGGATTACCTTACCAACCGGAAAAAATCTTAAAACATTTGGACGTGGTTTTTAATGCTCTACATGGAGAATATGGCGAAGATGGGAAAGTTCAAAAGGTTTTTGAACACTTTAAGATTCCATATACCGGCTCAAACTCATTTTCTTCAGCTTTGGCAATGAACAAGGTTTTTTCTAGAAAGATTTTCGGTGAAGTTGGTTTAAAGATTCCAGAAGCCGAAGTTCTAAAGAAATCAGAAGCCAGTTATTTGAAAGTTTTTGAAATTTTTTCTCACTTACCCAAACCGATTGTTGTCAAACCATCTTCAGGTGGATCGTCTTTGGGAGTTAATATTACAGACTCTTTGGAAAATTTTTCTGAAGCAATTTGGAACGCCTTTGAGTATTCTGAAATTGCTTTGATTGAGCGGTGTGTTGAGGGAATTGAGGTTACCTGCGGAGTAATAGAGGGTGTAAATCAAAATCAAATTTTTGCTCTGCCTCCTATTGAAATTCGACCTACAAATTCAGATTTTTTTGACTATCAAGCAAAATACAGTGGAACAACAGAAGAGATTTGTCCGGCTGAATTACCAGAAGATTTAATCGAAGAAGTAAAAAATGTTGCAATCTTAGCCCATAAGGCACTGAATCTAAAACATTATTCTAGAACAGACATGATTATTGACGATGACGATAATATCTACGTTCTGGAAACCAACACTCTGCCCGGTCTAACATTAGAATCGCTTTTCCCAAAATCGGTAAGGGCTGCCGGTTCTAATCTGTCAGACTTTTTAGACCACCTCTTAACCCTGGCTTTAAAAAATAGGTAG
- a CDS encoding tRNA guanosine(34) transglycosylase Tgt: MFKIEKKISGALGRAGVLTTPHGDILTPAFATVGTKATVKALTPEEVRNTNSQVVLANTYHLYLQPGEQIIKKSGGLHKFMNWQGPIITDSGGFQVFSLGAAFDRNVSKISKTPVETKTDFSQKKNGLAKIDEDGVNFKNPLDGSSHRFTPEKSIEIQRCLGADIIFSFDECTSPLAPLEYQREAMERTHRWAERGLSYFKNKGEGKIKRITRKILKVPEEQEINPGQQLFGIVQGGRFENLRKESARIIGGMDFDGFGIGGSFEKKDIYESLKWVNIILPENKPKHLLGIGEPKDIILGIENGADLFDCVIPTRMGRNGSIFTKKGKLNITNSRFKKDFSSIENDCSCYTCRNFSRAYLSHLFRAKEMLASTLASIHNLYFINNLFVSARQAILNDTFFEFKKQFLGNYK, from the coding sequence ATGTTTAAAATTGAAAAGAAAATTAGCGGCGCACTTGGGCGAGCCGGCGTTTTAACTACTCCTCACGGGGATATTTTAACTCCGGCTTTTGCCACTGTCGGCACAAAGGCCACGGTCAAAGCTCTTACCCCGGAAGAAGTTCGAAATACTAACAGTCAGGTTGTTTTAGCCAACACCTATCATCTTTATCTTCAGCCCGGAGAACAAATAATCAAAAAATCAGGCGGACTCCACAAATTTATGAATTGGCAAGGGCCAATAATAACTGATTCAGGTGGATTTCAGGTTTTTTCTCTAGGTGCGGCTTTTGACCGGAATGTTTCAAAAATCTCAAAAACTCCAGTTGAGACAAAAACAGATTTCAGCCAGAAGAAAAATGGTCTTGCTAAAATAGATGAAGACGGAGTAAACTTCAAAAACCCTTTAGATGGCTCATCTCATCGTTTTACACCTGAAAAATCAATTGAAATTCAAAGATGTCTTGGTGCTGATATCATTTTTTCTTTCGACGAATGTACTTCACCTCTAGCGCCACTTGAATATCAAAGGGAAGCAATGGAGAGGACTCATCGTTGGGCGGAAAGAGGGTTATCCTATTTTAAAAATAAGGGAGAGGGGAAAATTAAAAGAATTACCCGCAAGATTTTGAAAGTTCCGGAAGAACAGGAGATAAATCCTGGGCAACAACTCTTTGGAATTGTTCAAGGTGGAAGGTTTGAAAATCTTCGGAAAGAGTCGGCAAGAATTATAGGAGGCATGGATTTTGATGGTTTTGGCATCGGTGGGTCTTTTGAAAAAAAAGACATCTACGAGTCTTTGAAGTGGGTAAATATAATCTTGCCGGAAAATAAGCCCAAGCATCTACTTGGTATCGGTGAACCGAAAGATATCATTTTGGGAATTGAAAATGGCGCGGATTTGTTTGACTGCGTCATCCCAACCAGAATGGGACGGAATGGTTCTATCTTTACCAAAAAAGGCAAGCTGAATATTACCAATTCCAGATTCAAAAAAGATTTTTCAAGTATTGAGAATGACTGTAGTTGCTATACTTGCCGAAATTTTTCTAGGGCCTATTTGTCACACTTGTTTAGAGCCAAAGAAATGCTCGCTTCGACCTTGGCTTCAATACACAATCTTTATTTTATAAACAATTTGTTTGTCTCTGCTCGCCAAGCGATTCTAAACGACACCTTTTTTGAATTTAAAAAACAATTTCTCGGAAACTATAAATAA
- the uvrB gene encoding excinuclease ABC subunit UvrB, translating to MTQNRFKLKSDFSPAGDQPKAIEKLVSGVGKKFKYQTLLGVTGSGKTFTIANVIEKIQKPTLVIAHNKTLAAQLAQEYRDFFPENAVHYFVSYYDFYQPEAYMPVTDTYIEKEAMINEEIDRLRHASTQALLTRQDVIIVASVSCIYGLGNPSEYKKAHLSIEVGDKLGRSSLIRNLVEMHFRRTNSDLVSGEFRAIGNSLEIMPTNEKLIFRLEIDNEIVSKIEILNPISRSIISEENSVFIFPAKHFITDDEELERATRAIKSELKNQLKKFEKEEKLLEAERLKRRTNYDLALIKEVGYCNGIENYSRHFENREPGKPPFTLLDYFVFGRKNKDFLIIIDESHVTLPQIAGMQSGDAARKKVLIEHGFRLPSAKDNRPMTFEEFQGRISQAIFTSATPGEFEKKNSRQVVEQIIRPTGLIDPAIEVRPINGKKGYPGQIHDFIKDTEKVVKGGGRVLVTTLTKKMAEDLSQFLKEKKIKSEYLHSDIKTLERIEILTNFRKGDFDCLVGVNLLREGLDLPEVELIGILDADKEGFLRSETSLIQIIGRAARNVKGRVILYADKLTDSMNRAISETNRRREIQISYNKKHKIIPKTVIKKIRDITEDIRNRHQKAADSLASLDREVYKGGIKKILKEKEKQMNEAVKNLDFETAAILRDEIKILLGRGEK from the coding sequence ATGACCCAAAACCGTTTCAAATTGAAAAGTGATTTTTCGCCGGCCGGCGACCAACCAAAAGCTATAGAAAAATTAGTTAGCGGTGTCGGTAAAAAATTTAAATACCAAACCCTGCTTGGTGTTACGGGTAGTGGCAAAACTTTTACCATTGCTAACGTTATTGAGAAAATTCAAAAACCGACCCTCGTCATTGCCCACAATAAAACTTTGGCGGCACAACTAGCTCAAGAGTATCGAGATTTTTTTCCAGAAAACGCTGTCCATTACTTTGTTTCTTATTATGATTTCTATCAGCCGGAGGCCTATATGCCGGTTACTGATACCTATATTGAAAAAGAAGCAATGATCAACGAAGAAATTGATCGTTTAAGACATGCTTCCACTCAAGCACTTTTGACAAGGCAAGACGTCATAATTGTAGCTTCAGTTTCGTGTATATATGGTTTAGGCAACCCCAGTGAATACAAGAAAGCGCACTTGAGTATTGAAGTTGGAGATAAACTTGGCCGATCATCGCTAATCAGGAATCTGGTTGAGATGCATTTTAGGAGAACCAATAGCGATCTAGTCTCTGGCGAATTTAGAGCGATAGGCAATAGCTTGGAAATTATGCCGACTAACGAGAAACTTATTTTTAGATTGGAAATAGATAATGAAATTGTGTCAAAAATTGAAATTCTAAATCCGATTTCCCGTTCAATTATTAGCGAGGAGAATTCAGTTTTTATATTTCCAGCAAAACATTTTATCACTGACGATGAAGAGCTTGAAAGAGCTACTCGCGCCATAAAAAGTGAACTAAAAAACCAACTCAAAAAATTTGAAAAAGAGGAAAAACTTTTGGAAGCCGAACGCCTAAAAAGAAGAACAAATTATGATTTGGCTTTGATAAAGGAAGTAGGATATTGCAATGGAATTGAAAACTACTCGCGTCATTTTGAAAACCGAGAGCCAGGCAAACCCCCATTTACTCTGCTTGATTATTTTGTCTTTGGTCGTAAAAATAAAGATTTTCTGATAATTATAGACGAATCACATGTTACTTTGCCACAAATCGCTGGAATGCAATCAGGTGATGCCGCCAGAAAAAAGGTTTTGATAGAGCACGGTTTTCGCTTGCCTTCAGCCAAAGATAATCGCCCAATGACCTTTGAAGAATTTCAAGGAAGAATCAGCCAAGCAATTTTTACTTCTGCTACGCCGGGAGAGTTTGAGAAAAAAAACAGCCGTCAAGTTGTTGAGCAAATAATCCGCCCAACTGGTCTTATTGATCCTGCTATTGAGGTTAGGCCAATAAACGGAAAAAAAGGATATCCCGGACAAATTCATGATTTTATCAAGGATACCGAGAAAGTCGTGAAGGGTGGTGGGAGGGTTTTGGTGACCACTTTGACCAAAAAAATGGCCGAGGATTTGAGTCAGTTTTTGAAAGAAAAGAAAATCAAATCGGAATATTTGCACAGCGACATAAAAACTTTGGAGAGAATTGAAATTTTGACGAATTTTAGAAAAGGAGACTTTGACTGTTTGGTTGGAGTAAATCTTTTACGTGAAGGTCTTGATTTACCAGAAGTAGAATTAATTGGGATTCTAGATGCAGACAAAGAGGGTTTTCTAAGAAGCGAAACTTCCTTGATACAGATAATTGGTCGGGCGGCAAGAAATGTAAAAGGTCGAGTGATTCTTTACGCCGACAAGCTAACAGATTCAATGAATAGGGCTATCAGTGAGACAAACAGAAGAAGAGAGATTCAAATTTCATACAATAAAAAACACAAAATAATTCCAAAGACCGTGATCAAAAAAATTAGAGACATTACAGAAGACATAAGAAACCGCCACCAAAAAGCTGCTGATTCTTTAGCTTCTCTTGATAGGGAAGTTTATAAAGGTGGCATCAAGAAAATATTGAAAGAGAAAGAAAAACAAATGAACGAGGCGGTTAAGAATTTAGATTTTGAAACTGCCGCTATTTTACGAGATGAAATAAAAATTCTCTTGGGAAGAGGAGAAAAATAA